A stretch of Pseudophryne corroboree isolate aPseCor3 unplaced genomic scaffold, aPseCor3.hap2 scaffold_1570, whole genome shotgun sequence DNA encodes these proteins:
- the LOC135000758 gene encoding uncharacterized protein LOC135000758, with translation MQVVADIQEGQNPSTVQRVHTLASEIGTRQDTYTNVVGSRLDNIERTMEKMSNSLQELQKTLSDSTATILQIIIEDRRENRSVLSIMSDSLLKLVENTSCLAESNKNMSESHRHSSSSQQLIATTLQMIYDKLPVPAHQHAGDPPYPPSQATRTHRTLPQVPSQYRQSQMYQGYTGMYPTPQMPPPPAAQSSAAWAPRTSLHTPQPPRTSTPYQGEEEDPDRLPP, from the coding sequence atgcaagtggtggcagacatccaggaagggcagaatccctcaactgttcagagggttcacaccctggcatcggagattgggacccgccaggatacgtacacaaatgtcgtgggaagcagactggacaacattgagaggacaatggagaaaatgtccaacaGTCTGCAAGAACTGCAGaagactctttccgacagcacggccacaatactacagatCATAATTGAAGATCGTAGAGAGAATAGGAGCGTACTTAGCATTATGTCCGATTCCTTGCTCAAGCTTGTGGAAAATACCTCATGTCTGGCAGAAAGCAATAAGAACATGTCGGAGAGTCATCGACACTCCTCTTCCAGCCAAcagctcatcgcaaccacactgcagatgatctatgataagctcccagtaccagctcatcaacacgctggtgatccaccatatccgccgtcgcaagccacaaggacgcatcgtacccttcctcaagtcccatcccagtacagacagtcacagatgtaccagggatatacagggatgtaccccaccccccagatgcctccaccaccggccgcacaATCTTCAGCAGCATGGGCACCGAGGACCAGTCTACatactccccagcctcccaggacatccacgccctatcagggggaagaagaggatccggacagacttccaccataa